The Blastocatellia bacterium genomic sequence TTGATTGTTTTGATGATCATGATTAGCCCTGCCTGGCGTGCATACGCGCAGCAACGGGCCGCTCAGCAATCGGAAGATGTCCAGTCGCCTCCAGCCAAATCGCTCAAGCGATTGCCAGCGCATCCGCACGCGGAATACATCATCAGTCCGGGTGATGTGCTTTCTATCCGCGTGTTCCAGCAGCCGGACATG encodes the following:
- a CDS encoding polysaccharide biosynthesis/export family protein — translated: MKRCGCALIVLMIMISPAWRAYAQQRAAQQSEDVQSPPAKSLKRLPAHPHAEYIISPGDVLSIRVFQQPDM